A single genomic interval of Labeo rohita strain BAU-BD-2019 chromosome 13, IGBB_LRoh.1.0, whole genome shotgun sequence harbors:
- the opn4a gene encoding LOW QUALITY PROTEIN: melanopsin-A (The sequence of the model RefSeq protein was modified relative to this genomic sequence to represent the inferred CDS: inserted 2 bases in 1 codon) yields MMMSGAVRSVRKGISCPTQDPNCTRIVESLSSWNNSVMSAYRLVDLPPTTTSVAMVEESVYPFPTVDVPDHAHYTIGAVILAVGITGMLGNFLVIYAFSRSRTLRTPANLFIINLAITDFLMCATQAPIFFTTSMHKRWIFGEKGCELYAFCGALFGICSMITLMVIAVDRYFVITXPLASIGVLSQKRALLILLIAWAYSLGWSLPPFFGWSAYVPEGLLTSCTWDYMTFTPSVRAYTMLLFIFVFFIPLIVIIYCYFFIFRSIRSTNEAVGKINGDNKRDSIKRFQRLKNEWKMAKIALIVILMYVVSWSPYSTVALTAFAGYSDMLTPYMNSVPAVIAKASAIHNPIIYAITHPKYRLAIAKYIPCLRVLLCIPKHDLHSLHSSFMSTRRSTVTSQSSDMSGQLRRTSTGKSRLSSASDSESGWTDTEADLSSMGSRPASRQVSCEISKDTAEIPDFKPCNSSSFKSKLKSHDSGIFEKSSSDVEDVSVVGLVQPDRTNPLAASDGTDVPISRGAIGRIPSIVITSESSTFLPSVRPSYRSSRSSMSSAGANPPRRDSPGGVQQGAVHLSTAAETPESAHPDNPRPQHL; encoded by the exons GTTGCCATGGTGGAAGAATCAGTTTACCCTTTTCCAACAGTGGATGTGCCTGATCATGCTCATTACACTATTGGTGCTGTCATCCTGGCTGTTGGAATCACTGGCATGCTGGGCAACTTCCTGGTCATCTATGCATTCAGCAG GAGCCGGACCCTGAGGACACCAGCGAATTTGTTCATAATAAACCTTGCCATCACAGACTTCCTCATGTGTGCCACCCAGGCACCAATCTTTTTCACCACCAGCATGCACAAGAGATGGATCTTTGGGGAGAAAg GTTGTGAGTTATATGCATTCTGTGGGGCTTTATTTGGCATCTGCTCCATGATCACACTCATGGTCATCGCTGTGGATCGATACTTTGTGATCAC GCCGCTAGCCTCCATCGGTGTGTTGTCTCAGAAGAGAGCTCTGCTGATTCTTCTGATAGCTTGGGCTTATTCACTTGGTTGGAGCCTGCCACCCTTCTTTGGTTGGA GTGCTTATGTTCCTGAAGGGCTATTGACCTCATGCACCTGGGATTATATGACCTTCACACCCTCCGTGCGAGCTTACACTATGCTCCTCTTCATCTTCGTCTTCTTCATTCCGCTTATCGTCATCATCTATTgctatttctttattttccgATCCATTCGCAGTACTAATGA AGCTGTGGGCAAAATTAATGGAGATAACAAGAGAGACTCGATTAAACGATTTCAACGGCTGAAAAATGAATGGAAGATGGCAAAAATTGCTCTTATTGTCATTCTCATGTATGTCGTCTCCTGGTCTCCATATTCAACTGTGGCACTGACAGCATTTGCTGG GTATTCTGATATGCTCACACCATATATGAATTCAGTACCTGCTGTGATAGCCAAAGCTTCAGCAATCCACAATCCCATCATCTATGCCATCACACACCCCAAATACAG GTTGGCCATAGCGAAATACATTCCATGTCTTCGTGTGCTGTTGTGCATCCCCAAGCATGACCTCCACTCCCTCCACAGCAGCTTTATGTCCACACGTCGCTCCACCGTCACAAGTCAGTCCTCTGATATGTCCGGACAGCTTCGCAGAACCAGCACCGGCAAATCCCGGCTCTCCTCAGCCTCCGACAGCGAatct GGCTGGACAGATACTGAGGCCGATCTCTCGAGCATGGGCTCCAGGCCTGCCAGCCGACAGGTGTCTTGTGAGATCAGCAAGGACACTGCAGAGATCCCAGACTTCAAACCTTGTAACTCATCCAGCTTCAAGTCTAAGCTCAAAAGCCATGACTCTGGCATCTTTGAAAAG AGTTCCTCTGATGTGGAAGATGTGTCTGTGGTTGGACTCGTCCAACCGGACCGCACCAACCCTTTAGCT GCTAGTGACGGTACGGATGTGCCCATTTCAAGAGGTGCAATTGGTCGGATTCCCAGCATTGTTATCACCTCTGAGTCTAGCACTTTTCTGCCCTCGGTACGGCCCAGCTACAGAAGCAGCCGCTCGAGTATGTCCAGTGCTGGGGCAAATCCACCCAGGAGAGACTCTCCTGGAGGAGTCCAGCAGGGGGCAGTGCATCTCTCCACTGCTGCTGAAACACCCGAATCTGCTCACCCAGACAACCCTCGACCTCAACATCTCTAG